In one Candidatus Polarisedimenticolia bacterium genomic region, the following are encoded:
- a CDS encoding DoxX family membrane protein, with protein MPARLYAGYFMLRFGLEKLEGDFGGAPLRETLVKWAGGEAYDFYVPFLQKVVIPHAEIFAHLVVFGEVAVGAALLLGCATRLAAIGGLFLCLNYLLAGGTPLLSTDRPVVFALLLVTAYLTAAGRSLGLDVLLKRKLPRWAA; from the coding sequence GTGCCGGCACGACTGTACGCCGGCTATTTCATGCTGCGGTTCGGCCTCGAGAAGCTGGAGGGGGACTTCGGCGGCGCCCCCCTTCGCGAAACCCTGGTCAAGTGGGCCGGCGGGGAGGCGTACGACTTCTACGTCCCGTTTCTGCAGAAGGTCGTGATCCCCCACGCGGAGATTTTCGCCCACCTCGTGGTCTTCGGAGAGGTGGCCGTCGGCGCGGCCCTTCTGCTGGGGTGTGCCACGCGGCTGGCGGCAATCGGGGGCCTCTTCCTCTGCCTGAATTACCTCCTGGCGGGCGGGACGCCTCTCCTGAGCACCGATCGCCCCGTCGTGTTCGCCCTTCTCCTGGTCACGGCCTACCTGACTGCCGCGGGGCGCTCTCTGGGGCTCGATGTCCTCCTGAAGCGGAAGCTGCCCCGTTGGGCCGCCTGA
- a CDS encoding helical backbone metal receptor — protein sequence MTASHANRHWIRALPTTALLVASCLPGLLPSCRREAPERTRAVHDGLGRTVMVPLHPRRIVSLAPSVTDSLFALGAQGRVVGVSDFCELPAGSAAIARVGGLLNPSLETIRSLEPDLLIGTTSGNDPSLSGQAAALGLPLYTIDTPNVERVLGALRDLASLLGEEQVGNDRVGRLQARLDTVRARVSKQPLPRILFIVWGEPLVVPGRSAFLTDALAQSGGESITADAPAAWPSFDVESAIGRAPEVILTTPQNRDFLERMKRDPAWASVPAVRSGRLLVVSEAIERPGPRVVAGIEEVARALHPAAFPEAGP from the coding sequence ATGACCGCGAGCCATGCCAACCGCCACTGGATTCGGGCCCTTCCGACCACCGCTCTGCTGGTCGCGTCGTGCCTTCCGGGCCTCCTGCCGTCCTGCCGCCGCGAGGCCCCCGAGAGGACCCGGGCGGTGCACGATGGGCTGGGGCGCACGGTCATGGTGCCCCTCCATCCCCGGCGAATCGTATCGCTCGCGCCCAGCGTGACCGATTCCCTGTTCGCCCTGGGGGCGCAGGGGCGGGTCGTGGGCGTGAGCGATTTTTGCGAGCTGCCCGCCGGGAGCGCCGCGATCGCCCGAGTGGGCGGCCTCCTGAACCCCAGTCTGGAAACGATCCGCAGCCTGGAGCCGGACCTTCTGATCGGCACGACGAGCGGCAACGATCCTTCCCTGAGCGGGCAGGCGGCGGCGCTTGGCCTGCCCCTGTACACGATCGACACCCCCAACGTGGAGCGCGTCCTCGGAGCGCTTCGCGATCTCGCCTCGCTGCTCGGCGAGGAACAGGTCGGGAACGACCGCGTGGGCCGCCTGCAGGCCCGCCTCGACACGGTCCGGGCCAGGGTCTCGAAGCAGCCCCTCCCCCGAATCCTGTTCATCGTCTGGGGAGAGCCGCTGGTCGTGCCCGGACGGTCGGCCTTCCTCACCGATGCGCTCGCTCAATCGGGCGGCGAGTCCATCACCGCGGATGCGCCGGCGGCCTGGCCTTCGTTCGACGTCGAGTCGGCCATCGGGCGCGCCCCCGAGGTGATCCTGACCACGCCCCAGAACCGGGACTTCCTGGAACGAATGAAGCGTGATCCGGCCTGGGCTTCGGTGCCGGCGGTCAGGAGCGGCCGGCTGCTGGTCGTCAGCGAGGCGATCGAACGCCCCGGCCCGAGGGTGGTCGCGGGCATCGAAGAGGTCGCCAGGGCGCTGCACCCGGCGGCCTTTCCGGAAGCGGGACCCTGA
- a CDS encoding sensor domain-containing diguanylate cyclase produces MNLLNSLLAILRTVPPWGWACAVPGGIVLGWLMGRIAGRRGRPARRPVRDESELSALRDLRSSVARLEAENTALSNFFLLLPDFTKEINSRMERRAIAPLLVKITERLFAPTQVLMFILDERVNKLILQQQRGLADDVKIGFQVKMGEGRIGWVAEHKVPMDTNDFIREMRQSGASLDVPGHFRFKTELCAPMVHEGRILGVISVGGITRHYKYEKTMLNLIADLGSIALHNNTLFSQVQEMANSDGLTKLYNKRFFMDQLSMEIIKAEKGHYPVSVFIFDLDHFKHYNDTQGHQAGDEVLKMTGQILREMVRPDDTPARYGGEEFIVILPQTPKEGAMVAAERIRARVASHPYPNRESQPLKTVSLSGGVATFPDDGRNGTDLIASADAALYRGKQAGRNRVMRAETKYFSDGSEDAYYGVNNG; encoded by the coding sequence ATGAATCTCCTCAACAGTCTTCTCGCGATCCTTCGAACGGTGCCGCCCTGGGGATGGGCCTGCGCGGTCCCGGGAGGGATCGTCCTCGGCTGGCTCATGGGTCGAATCGCCGGCCGCCGGGGCCGGCCCGCGCGCCGCCCGGTGCGCGACGAGAGCGAGCTCTCCGCCCTGCGTGACCTGAGGTCGAGCGTCGCGCGCCTCGAGGCGGAGAACACGGCCCTCTCCAACTTCTTCCTGCTCCTGCCGGATTTCACCAAGGAGATCAATTCGCGCATGGAGAGGCGCGCCATCGCCCCCCTGCTCGTGAAGATCACCGAGCGCCTGTTCGCGCCGACCCAGGTCCTGATGTTCATCCTGGACGAACGGGTCAACAAGCTCATCCTGCAGCAGCAGCGAGGACTGGCCGACGACGTGAAGATCGGCTTCCAGGTCAAGATGGGGGAGGGTCGGATCGGCTGGGTCGCCGAGCACAAGGTCCCCATGGACACCAACGACTTCATTCGCGAGATGCGGCAATCGGGGGCGAGCCTGGACGTGCCGGGCCACTTCCGCTTCAAGACCGAGCTGTGCGCGCCCATGGTGCACGAGGGGCGCATTCTCGGCGTGATCAGCGTGGGTGGAATCACGCGCCACTACAAGTACGAAAAGACGATGCTCAACCTGATCGCCGACCTCGGCAGCATCGCCCTGCACAACAACACGCTGTTCTCGCAGGTCCAGGAGATGGCGAACTCCGACGGGCTCACCAAGCTCTACAACAAGCGGTTCTTCATGGACCAGCTGTCGATGGAGATCATCAAGGCGGAGAAGGGCCACTATCCGGTTTCGGTGTTCATCTTCGATCTCGATCACTTCAAGCACTACAACGACACCCAGGGGCACCAGGCGGGGGACGAGGTGCTCAAGATGACCGGCCAGATCCTGCGCGAGATGGTGCGTCCCGACGACACCCCCGCACGTTACGGCGGGGAGGAGTTCATCGTCATCCTGCCGCAGACGCCCAAGGAGGGGGCCATGGTGGCGGCCGAGCGCATCCGCGCCAGGGTGGCGTCGCACCCGTATCCGAACCGGGAGAGCCAGCCGCTGAAGACCGTATCCTTGAGCGGCGGCGTGGCCACATTCCCCGACGACGGGCGCAACGGCACCGACCTGATCGCCTCGGCGGACGCCGCCCTCTACCGGGGGAAGCAGGCCGGGCGCAACAGGGTCATGCGGGCCGAGACGAAGTACTTCTCGGACGGCTCCGAAGACGCCTACTACGGCGTCAACAACGGCTGA
- a CDS encoding outer membrane beta-barrel protein: MRRTIVFRGFLLAFMAAVLSGHAWAQNRDKAWEVTPELGWIQFGSPHLGDGTTVVLAPLAIPPRREVTVVTSDIDDSLSYGFRFGYHWTKSQMIEFGFSGTATDGVFQAHKTVFDTTDPPPDTVTSDVTKSENVSIDLIVGHANYVYNFFMHHRGKVVGFVTGGIGIVNTSIFGQTADPDLQPILDGLVGDENSLMFNYGAGIRFFGSEKAGLRFDIRQVRYDSSSRTQQDHLEAGIALTLVLGGA, encoded by the coding sequence CAGGGGATTTCTGCTGGCGTTCATGGCGGCCGTGCTCTCGGGCCATGCCTGGGCGCAGAACCGGGACAAGGCGTGGGAGGTGACGCCCGAGCTGGGCTGGATCCAGTTCGGCTCGCCGCACCTCGGTGACGGCACCACGGTCGTGCTCGCGCCGCTGGCCATCCCGCCCCGGCGCGAGGTCACGGTGGTCACGTCGGACATCGACGACAGCCTGTCCTATGGATTCCGCTTCGGATATCACTGGACGAAGAGCCAGATGATCGAATTCGGCTTCAGCGGAACGGCCACCGACGGCGTGTTCCAGGCCCACAAGACGGTGTTCGATACGACCGACCCGCCCCCCGACACCGTGACGAGCGACGTCACCAAGAGCGAAAACGTCAGCATCGACCTCATCGTCGGTCATGCGAATTACGTCTACAACTTCTTCATGCACCATCGCGGCAAGGTGGTCGGCTTCGTGACGGGAGGCATCGGGATCGTCAACACGAGCATCTTCGGACAAACGGCCGATCCGGACCTGCAGCCGATCCTCGACGGGCTGGTCGGCGACGAGAACTCGCTGATGTTCAATTACGGCGCCGGCATCCGGTTCTTCGGCAGCGAGAAGGCCGGATTGCGGTTCGATATCCGTCAGGTGCGCTACGATTCCTCGTCCCGCACGCAGCAGGACCACCTCGAGGCCGGCATCGCCCTGACCCTGGTGCTGGGCGGCGCCTGA